The Neochlamydia sp. S13 genome has a segment encoding these proteins:
- a CDS encoding DUF4116 domain-containing protein — protein sequence MKLSGFPQLCIWIDRKADYVPLISTVTNLVNIFQKCVYIPTLQEKNLSVSKSYYRYLNKKSFGRCIVLLIPILGNIWVGVWDIHRYRLNNKNPKPLRADQTINLPQDAVKEINNEPAPLVIVQKGELTLDNLSEEFKKDKATSLAEMQKNGWELSQAREDFKKDQDIVLAAVKQSGLVLKYAHPELQNNKNIVLAAVSQDGLALKYASQELRNDKEVVLAAVQQDSLALEYASQELKNNKEVVLAAVKQNGASLKYASQALKNDREVVLAAIHHQDPALQYLDKTVINNERFVLVDFKHRCLTIQYGGKKIKNDEEVMLAAVQQDGLALKYASEEIKDNRKVVLAAIQQNVWALEYASKPLRDDKYLLLIAVRQAGSLLFYASPWIKSNKDIVLAAVQQDGLALRHAGEDLKNDKEVVLAAVQQNGQALQYASQELRNDKDIVLAAVQQDVRALEYAGEDLKNDKEVVLAAVQQKGKALQYASQALKNDKDIVLAAVRQDGQALEYAGEALKNDKEVVLAAVQQNGKALQYASQALRNDKDVVLAAVQQNGLVLQYAGEDLKNDKEVVLAAVQQNGQALQYASQALRNDKDVVLAAVQQNGLALQYAGEDLKNDKEVVLAAVQQQGCSLQYASQALRNDRKVVMAAAKQNGMALRYASEQLQKDKEFLKLCNK from the coding sequence ATGAAACTAAGCGGTTTTCCTCAATTATGCATATGGATTGATCGTAAGGCTGACTACGTGCCTTTAATCAGTACAGTGACTAACCTAGTCAATATTTTCCAAAAATGTGTTTATATACCGACCCTGCAAGAAAAAAACTTATCTGTAAGCAAAAGTTATTACCGCTATCTTAATAAAAAAAGTTTTGGCAGGTGCATTGTTTTATTAATCCCCATCTTAGGAAATATATGGGTTGGAGTTTGGGATATTCATCGTTATAGACTCAATAATAAGAACCCAAAACCGCTAAGAGCAGACCAGACGATTAACTTGCCCCAAGATGCCGTGAAAGAAATTAATAATGAACCGGCTCCATTGGTTATTGTTCAAAAAGGTGAGTTAACGCTTGACAATCTCAGCGAGGAGTTTAAAAAAGATAAGGCTACCTCCCTTGCTGAGATGCAGAAAAATGGATGGGAGCTTTCTCAAGCTAGAGAAGATTTTAAAAAAGATCAAGATATCGTATTGGCTGCTGTTAAGCAAAGCGGCTTAGTTCTTAAGTATGCTCATCCAGAATTACAAAATAATAAAAATATCGTACTTGCCGCTGTTAGCCAAGATGGTCTAGCCCTTAAATATGCTAGCCAAGAACTTAGGAATGATAAGGAAGTCGTACTTGCCGCCGTCCAGCAAGATAGCTTAGCTCTTGAGTATGCTAGCCAAGAGCTTAAAAATAATAAAGAGGTGGTGCTTGCTGCTGTTAAACAAAATGGCGCATCTCTTAAATATGCTAGCCAAGCGCTTAAAAACGACAGGGAGGTCGTGCTTGCTGCTATTCATCACCAAGATCCGGCCCTCCAGTACCTTGATAAAACGGTGATAAATAATGAGAGATTTGTGCTTGTTGATTTTAAGCATCGGTGCTTGACTATCCAGTATGGGGGCAAAAAAATTAAGAACGACGAAGAGGTCATGCTTGCTGCTGTTCAGCAGGATGGCTTAGCCCTTAAATATGCCAGTGAAGAAATTAAAGACAATAGAAAAGTCGTGCTTGCTGCCATTCAGCAAAATGTATGGGCACTTGAGTATGCCTCCAAGCCCCTAAGGGATGATAAATATCTGCTACTTATCGCTGTTCGGCAAGCTGGCAGCCTACTCTTTTATGCCAGCCCATGGATTAAAAGTAATAAAGATATTGTGCTTGCGGCGGTCCAGCAAGATGGTCTGGCACTTCGGCATGCTGGAGAAGATCTGAAGAATGATAAAGAGGTGGTACTTGCTGCAGTTCAGCAAAACGGCCAGGCTCTTCAGTATGCTAGTCAAGAGCTTAGAAATGATAAAGATATTGTGCTTGCGGCCGTCCAGCAAGACGTTCGGGCACTTGAGTATGCTGGAGAAGATCTGAAGAATGATAAAGAGGTAGTACTTGCCGCAGTCCAGCAAAAAGGCAAGGCTCTTCAGTATGCTAGTCAAGCACTTAAAAATGATAAAGATATTGTGCTTGCGGCCGTTCGGCAAGACGGCCAGGCACTTGAGTATGCTGGAGAAGCTCTGAAGAATGATAAAGAGGTGGTACTTGCCGCAGTTCAGCAAAATGGTAAGGCTCTTCAGTATGCTAGCCAAGCGCTTAGAAATGATAAAGATGTTGTGCTTGCGGCCGTCCAGCAAAACGGTCTGGTACTTCAGTATGCTGGAGAAGATCTGAAGAATGATAAAGAGGTGGTACTTGCCGCAGTTCAGCAAAACGGCCAGGCTCTTCAGTATGCTAGTCAAGCACTTAGAAATGATAAAGATGTTGTGCTTGCGGCCGTCCAGCAAAACGGCCTGGCACTTCAGTATGCTGGAGAAGATCTGAAGAATGATAAAGAGGTGGTACTTGCCGCAGTTCAGCAACAGGGTTGCTCCCTTCAATATGCTAGTCAAGCACTGCGAAACGATAGGAAAGTCGTCATGGCCGCTGCTAAGCAAAATGGCATGGCACTTCGTTATGCTAGTGAGCAACTTCAGAAAGATAAAGAGTTCCTTAAGCTATGTAATAAGTAA
- a CDS encoding leucine-rich repeat domain-containing protein, with amino-acid sequence MNPNSSITIEHLPNEILTPILTVCTSPALVSVCTRWRHLVNAEIMPSLYKQIGKIHFPQQDISEQTFILDRIYKLEEELTETGKVNAIFKQIFTLANSLSPAELEFKWKTEEKRYFNLANYSSYLININRLLMWKNLSDGTKYLEQEKIRYLPLAKKGELFREWIERYGQDIEELYLNEISLTFLPPEIWQLSQLWRLDLNNNQLTFLPAEIGQLSQLEYLCLEDNQLTSLPAEIGQLVQLKNLFLKGNQLISLSAEIGQLSQLEYLCLEDNQLTTLPANIGLLSQLQELYLNGNQLTSLPAEIGQLSQLGGLHLSNNQLTMIPKEICQLSRLQYLDLSHNHLTALPPEIGQLAQLRSLHLANTQFTSLPSEIWQLSMLYELNLSSNQLTALSAQIGQLSQLGNLDLSHNHLTVLPPEIGLLSQLKRLYLFDNQLIFLPAEIGQLSQLEYLCLKDNQLTSLPAEIGLLSQLKRLELFDNQLTSLPAEIQHLSQLEELHLPCNQFTSLLAESGQLSHIYLLCLNHN; translated from the coding sequence ATGAATCCTAACTCTTCTATTACCATTGAACATTTACCTAATGAAATACTAACTCCCATTTTAACGGTTTGCACCTCGCCTGCCTTAGTTAGCGTTTGTACAAGATGGCGACATCTGGTGAACGCAGAAATAATGCCCTCTCTTTATAAGCAAATAGGTAAGATACATTTTCCTCAACAAGATATTAGCGAACAGACTTTTATTTTAGATAGGATTTATAAGCTAGAAGAAGAGCTTACTGAAACAGGAAAGGTAAATGCTATCTTCAAGCAGATCTTTACTTTAGCTAACTCACTTTCTCCTGCAGAGTTAGAATTTAAGTGGAAAACTGAGGAAAAAAGGTATTTTAACCTGGCTAATTATTCTTCTTATCTTATAAATATTAACCGCCTCTTAATGTGGAAAAACCTTTCTGATGGCACAAAATACTTAGAGCAAGAAAAAATTAGGTATTTGCCTCTAGCAAAAAAAGGAGAGCTTTTCAGAGAGTGGATTGAAAGATATGGCCAAGATATTGAAGAGTTATATTTAAACGAGATTAGCCTGACCTTTTTACCTCCAGAGATATGGCAGCTCTCTCAGCTGTGGCGGCTTGACTTAAACAACAACCAGCTTACCTTCCTTCCGGCAGAGATAGGGCAGCTTTCTCAGCTGGAATATCTTTGCTTAGAGGATAACCAACTTACCTCTCTTCCTGCTGAGATAGGGCAGTTAGTCCAGTTAAAAAACCTTTTCCTGAAGGGCAACCAGCTTATCTCCCTTTCTGCAGAGATAGGGCAGCTTTCTCAGCTGGAATACCTTTGCTTAGAGGATAACCAACTTACCACTCTTCCTGCTAATATAGGGCTGCTTTCTCAGCTACAAGAGCTTTACTTAAACGGTAACCAGCTTACTTCCCTTCCTGCTGAGATAGGGCAATTATCCCAGCTGGGAGGGCTTCACTTAAGCAACAACCAGCTTACCATGATCCCTAAAGAAATTTGCCAGCTCTCGCGATTGCAATACCTTGACTTAAGCCACAACCATCTCACTGCCCTTCCTCCAGAGATTGGGCAGCTTGCCCAGCTGCGAAGCCTTCACTTAGCGAATACGCAGTTTACCTCTCTTCCATCAGAGATATGGCAGCTTTCTATGCTGTATGAGCTTAACCTAAGCAGCAACCAACTCACCGCTCTTTCTGCACAGATAGGGCAGCTTTCACAGCTGGGAAACCTTGACTTAAGCCACAACCATCTCACTGTCCTTCCTCCAGAGATAGGGCTGCTTTCTCAGCTGAAAAGGCTTTACTTATTCGATAATCAGCTCATCTTTCTTCCTGCAGAGATAGGGCAGCTTTCTCAGCTGGAGTACCTTTGCTTAAAGGATAACCAACTTACCTCTCTTCCTGCTGAAATAGGGCTGCTTTCTCAGCTGAAAAGGCTTGAATTATTCGATAATCAGCTCACCTCCCTTCCGGCAGAGATTCAGCACCTTTCTCAGCTAGAAGAGCTTCACTTACCGTGTAACCAGTTTACGTCTCTTTTGGCAGAGAGTGGGCAGCTTTCTCATATCTATCTACTTTGCTTAAATCATAACTAA